The following nucleotide sequence is from Trifolium pratense cultivar HEN17-A07 linkage group LG2, ARS_RC_1.1, whole genome shotgun sequence.
AGTTAAAATAAGGAGGACTACATTAACATTCaattactaataaaataaaaacattattcTTATTGATACACACAACTTGAGACGAACATGTAAAGAGAAATACAACAAAAAACTTAAGAAAACATTACACAATTTGGGccaatttaaaataacattgaCATGTTAAAAACACTAAACTTATAAAACCTAATTATATAAATTAGACCCTTAATTTTCTCTAAGGCATTTGACAGACTTGTCATTTTCACCCTTGGGCGCTTCATCGTCAAATTGAGCCAACTTGCGCTTCGAACCACGTGGTATACTCGCACTTGATTCAGTCAAGACATTAAAATCATCTTCCTGTAGAAATATGACATgataaaattaacttaataaaaagtaaactcacaaaattataaaatacaatataaaaaataaaaaacttacatTTCCCAAGAATATGGGGTGTTCAGGATTCGCATACAAATGAATCAATGTAGGATCACGGAATACATCCACAACCTCGATAGTTAAAAAACCACAAGCATCACAGTAGTCGGTCTTTTTGACCTTGAAAATCATTGGATCTCCAAAAAGGTCATCGAGTTCAACGGGATAACTACTCGACGATTCAttctacaaaataaaataaactttacGTACATTAGAAAAATAATGAcaatattatatgcaatttaatcaataattatCAACCATACCATCGAGCTAAGGATTTTGCAAGTTTGAGGAGCAAATGATTGAACAACATCATCAAACATAACAAAAGTGAGTTCATCGCTATGATCGGAAACATTGAAAATCAAACGATGCCTACaacataataatataagatGAATCGCAAGtgatagtaattttttaaaacctaATAATAGTGACCAATAAATACCTTTTGGCTTTCGTTTTAGAATCATCACAAAACCATGTATCAACTCCCTCTTCAACACCAACGTAACACGCGAGAACATAAGCAAAACAATCTTCTTTTAGAtcataaagatcaaataatttGGATATTTTTTGCAACTCTATAAAATTTTTCAAAGCCTTGTTGGGATTGACATAGTCAACACCATCGCTCATTGTCTCCATTTTGGACGTAATGTATGGTATAAGATAacacaataaacacataaaataaatggaacaatgaggatatatatatagggaatcaataagccaaaaaaataaagggAAAGAATCTTGGAGGGAGATATGTAGTTTGAAACTATGAGACTAATAATACTGTACACATGGGAATATTCCAAATGGCTAAGTCCTCATATTGACTGTTGATTGGTAGAAAAggattatccaaaaaaaatacactatttaatattctaaacaaatagaaaaaaacaaaaaaacgtaaacatatatttaactacgtatatataaaattacatgAAGAAAATCAAGATTAAAGTAATTAACATAAGTTGAATAATATGGTTATGAGAATACAATGTTAAATAATTTCTcgataaaataattcaaaaattatggACACTATTAATCCTATCCTACATTTTAGTACATATAAAACCAATCAGAACCAATAGTGTGACATAAATCACaccaaaatactaaaattacaatgaaattcTTTACTAAGTTAGCTGACAATGCAGAAAACATCTGCTCGGGCTTTCTTCTACCGAACAAAACAAATGTAACCGGATAAAAGAACGGatttaaagatatattttttaaaaataacagaTACAACTATATTATtcgtaaataaaatattaaaaaaaaaattctatgtcATAATTcatgattattttaaaatattaaatatgaatacaaaatatttttatatattcatataattaatatatttgaattaaaactccaaaataaaatttaaataatataaaaacaacaGTCTAAATTtctaaataagaaaaaaattgttattataaatcatttatttttttataaaaattaatatatctattGGGTTTAATGTTTtgcagaataaaaaatattagaagatatcacatatatatacaaataagAAACCTTTCACAGCTAATTTTCTAAACGCTAACACACTCATCGTGCATATTGTGGATCCACTCCTAAAAATGATCCATGCTACCCACAATGCATATATATCAACAAATTAAAAGTTACTTTCAATATATCCACGAAACGCATAAAACGGAATCAACAATAAAATACGTTACAGTACCTGAAAAATACAGATCTATATTAAGTACATGCTGGTCCACATTCGATCTAAAAATAGACAACATGACAATAACATCTACAAAAACTCATAGTACCAATAAGTACATAATACATAAACTAACCTTTTCCCCTTTGCAGACAACTGATGAAACAAAACAGACAAAGGAAGCATGGGGTCCtaaagttaataaaaaaaaaaaaagaagatagtAAAGTGAAGAACGTAAAGTAAAATTATAGTGTCATAGGAGTTAAATGAGAATTCTATATCTAATATCCAACATCAGCGATGCGATTTATTGTGGGCTGAGTAGGACCACATGTAACATTTTTATGGCTAAAACAGTCTTGGACCTTCATTGGATCATTTGGATTTCAACTTATAACATACTACAACACAATTAAAACCAAGGGATTTAGAATTTCACCTAGAGCTACTGCCAGTTGAAACC
It contains:
- the LOC123908209 gene encoding uncharacterized protein LOC123908209, whose amino-acid sequence is MCLLCYLIPYITSKMETMSDGVDYVNPNKALKNFIELQKISKLFDLYDLKEDCFAYVLACYVGVEEGVDTWFCDDSKTKAKRHRLIFNVSDHSDELTFVMFDDVVQSFAPQTCKILSSMNESSSSYPVELDDLFGDPMIFKVKKTDYCDACGFLTIEVVDVFRDPTLIHLYANPEHPIFLGNEDDFNVLTESSASIPRGSKRKLAQFDDEAPKGENDKSVKCLREN